From Acidobacteriota bacterium, one genomic window encodes:
- a CDS encoding ROK family transcriptional regulator — MNNGQLYQSELLGASRSPSGTSRKGNQLLRLIRAAQPITRTDIAERLSIDKSTVTENVKPLIAQGIIREESLAAEGLKRRSRILSFADDDVYFIGVNLGVRRSQVGLTTLRGEITDETDFETPKTASYALRLAREQVDNLVRKYPEKRLAVIGVSVPGMVDPRREKLIFGPNLDWKDIDVAGALRVHENTTVVVENDSTAAAMYEARLKIRNSDDGLMTNFILVRSGTGIGVGLVIGSEVYRGTGAGRGIAGEFGHMTIVANGKPCVCGNRGCWEKYASAAAAASLYLGDRPPSAGETVPRFVEIVSKAEVGDIRSKKTLEKIGDYLGIGIANVIMGIGIPRVIISGRLVYGWKFIEEPLNAAIRRSIVGRIDGWSVEAGEPVGSAIGGALEVAVEEYLSTL, encoded by the coding sequence ATGAATAACGGTCAGTTATATCAATCGGAACTGCTTGGTGCATCCAGATCACCATCCGGTACTTCGCGAAAAGGCAATCAGCTGCTGCGCTTGATTCGTGCCGCACAGCCGATAACGCGAACCGATATCGCGGAACGGCTCTCAATAGATAAAAGCACCGTTACCGAGAATGTTAAGCCGCTGATCGCCCAGGGCATCATTCGCGAGGAATCGCTCGCTGCCGAAGGCCTGAAAAGACGTTCGCGAATACTGTCGTTTGCGGATGATGATGTCTACTTCATCGGTGTTAATCTCGGCGTTCGCCGCTCACAAGTGGGCCTTACAACCCTCAGAGGAGAGATCACTGACGAGACGGATTTTGAAACGCCGAAAACGGCAAGCTACGCACTTCGGCTCGCTCGCGAGCAGGTAGATAATCTCGTCCGAAAATACCCGGAAAAGCGCCTGGCTGTTATTGGCGTGAGCGTGCCCGGAATGGTCGATCCGAGAAGGGAAAAGCTGATATTTGGACCGAATCTTGATTGGAAAGATATCGACGTCGCTGGTGCTCTTCGGGTCCACGAGAATACCACCGTTGTAGTAGAAAATGATTCGACGGCCGCCGCTATGTATGAGGCACGGCTCAAGATCCGAAACTCTGATGACGGCCTGATGACCAACTTCATACTTGTTCGATCAGGAACGGGAATCGGCGTAGGTTTGGTGATAGGCAGCGAGGTTTATCGCGGTACGGGAGCGGGCCGCGGTATCGCAGGTGAATTTGGCCATATGACGATCGTCGCAAACGGCAAGCCCTGCGTATGCGGTAATCGAGGATGTTGGGAAAAATACGCATCAGCCGCCGCAGCTGCTTCGCTCTACCTCGGAGATCGCCCGCCGTCTGCCGGTGAGACAGTTCCAAGATTTGTCGAGATCGTCAGCAAGGCCGAGGTCGGTGACATTCGTTCGAAAAAGACGCTCGAAAAGATCGGCGATTATCTTGGTATCGGGATCGCAAATGTGATCATGGGCATCGGAATTCCGCGCGTCATCATCAGCGGCCGCCTTGTCTACGGTTGGAAATTTATCGAGGAGCCATTGAATGCGGCTATTCGCCGCAGCATCGTCGGCAGGATCGACGGTTGGTCGGTCGAGGCCGGCGAACCGGTTGGCTCTGCAATTGGCGGAGCGCTTGAAGTCGCGGTGGAGGAGTATTTAAGCACTCTCTAG
- a CDS encoding altronate dehydratase produces MLDTYAEKATAISEYAIIVNPDDNVAVVKNETRDGLMLMLPSGEVVTVLKAVPPGHRFATSEIPAGEFVRQYGQPIGTSLGIEKGEWVTHENMSDDVPVVRNLPDDLHTPAPDYFAPEEVGTFMGFRRADGRVGTRNFLLIVPTSMCASHEATQISMMAEFIHYSREKYPNVDGVVAIPHNKGCGCQDGSNLDLMMRTLSNYADHPNVGGVILIDLGCEKTNLTYVEKYLTNREKPIQKPVFKIGIQDVGGTQSAIELGLKTVAEMLPEVNRSTREEFPLSELVLGVKCGSSDGFSGISANPALGYASDLLVRSGGTVLLTEVPEFCGAEHILANRAKDSETGRRIYELVDWYKEYASKFGGVLGQNPSTGNKAGGLLNITIKSLGAIVKAGTTRIEDCLDYAETPRVRGLNLMQGPGYDQESTPGLVASGATVVVFTTGNGTTIGNAITPVLKLASNNRVFEKMSQDLDISAGNIILGTESIPEVGTRLFEYIRKTASGEIQAKAEILKHREFQFWAEQTVSL; encoded by the coding sequence ATGTTGGATACCTACGCAGAAAAAGCGACCGCTATCAGCGAGTATGCGATCATCGTCAACCCGGACGATAACGTCGCGGTGGTAAAAAATGAGACCCGCGACGGGTTGATGCTAATGCTCCCGAGCGGAGAGGTTGTTACTGTCTTAAAGGCGGTGCCCCCGGGTCATAGATTTGCCACAAGCGAAATCCCCGCCGGTGAATTTGTTCGTCAATACGGCCAACCGATCGGAACCTCGCTTGGCATTGAAAAAGGTGAGTGGGTAACTCACGAAAATATGTCGGATGACGTTCCTGTCGTTCGAAATCTGCCTGACGATCTACATACGCCCGCCCCAGACTATTTTGCGCCCGAAGAGGTCGGAACTTTTATGGGATTCCGCCGTGCTGACGGACGCGTTGGAACGCGAAATTTCCTCCTGATCGTCCCGACGTCGATGTGTGCCAGCCATGAGGCGACGCAGATCTCGATGATGGCGGAGTTCATTCATTACAGCCGCGAAAAGTATCCGAACGTAGATGGCGTGGTTGCGATCCCGCACAACAAAGGCTGCGGCTGTCAGGATGGGTCGAACCTGGATCTGATGATGCGTACGCTCTCAAACTACGCCGATCATCCGAACGTTGGCGGAGTGATCCTCATAGATCTCGGCTGCGAGAAGACCAACCTGACGTATGTTGAAAAATATCTGACCAACCGTGAGAAGCCGATCCAGAAACCGGTTTTTAAAATAGGTATTCAGGATGTCGGCGGGACGCAGTCAGCTATTGAGCTTGGCCTAAAGACGGTCGCGGAAATGCTTCCGGAGGTCAATCGATCCACCCGCGAGGAGTTTCCGCTGAGCGAATTGGTTCTCGGCGTGAAATGCGGCAGCTCAGATGGATTTTCCGGGATCTCGGCAAATCCGGCGCTTGGTTACGCTTCAGATCTGCTTGTTCGCAGCGGTGGAACGGTTCTGCTCACCGAGGTGCCTGAGTTTTGCGGGGCGGAACACATTCTCGCAAATCGTGCGAAGGATTCTGAGACCGGACGCCGGATCTACGAGTTGGTTGACTGGTATAAGGAATACGCTTCAAAATTTGGAGGTGTCCTCGGTCAGAATCCGAGCACAGGGAACAAGGCTGGCGGCCTTCTTAACATAACGATAAAATCGCTGGGAGCAATAGTTAAAGCGGGCACGACCCGCATTGAAGATTGCCTGGATTATGCCGAAACGCCGCGCGTCCGCGGGCTAAATTTGATGCAGGGACCGGGCTACGATCAGGAATCAACCCCCGGATTGGTCGCCTCCGGAGCAACCGTGGTCGTTTTCACTACCGGCAATGGAACGACTATCGGCAACGCAATAACACCCGTTCTTAAACTCGCCTCCAATAACCGTGTTTTTGAAAAAATGTCGCAAGACCTCGATATTTCAGCCGGAAACATCATTCTTGGTACTGAAAGCATTCCAGAGGTGGGCACTCGGCTTTTTGAATATATCCGTAAAACGGCAAGCGGCGAGATACAGGCAAAGGCAGAGATCCTAAAACATCGCGAGTTTCAGTTCTGGGCAGAACAGACCGTTTCGTTATAG
- a CDS encoding 5-deoxy-glucuronate isomerase: MHAQIQLENIDPATCVVKGTHKVKGRTNSVAPGATASRNLFYGRIILEAGDAAIEFENGTHETGLVCLNGTGSVTAGGQTFAMNRYDALYVPRDSQITVASDGAFDMAEISSPVEKQYPLQFVVFQEIRKDPALHFTAGKPPSERDLNILFGKNVEAGRIMAGVTFSSDGNWTSWPPHEHANLLEEAYLYIDMPAPQFGIQMVYTDGETPELVQVVHEGDVVLMPRGFHPNVAAPGGQINFLWMMAANREGEDRQFGVVNVQPEYAAGPTGLESSQK, translated from the coding sequence ATGCACGCACAAATACAGCTCGAAAATATTGATCCGGCGACCTGCGTCGTCAAAGGGACGCACAAAGTAAAGGGACGCACCAATTCGGTAGCTCCCGGGGCAACTGCGTCGCGAAATCTGTTTTACGGCCGTATAATTCTCGAGGCGGGCGACGCTGCGATCGAGTTTGAGAACGGAACGCACGAGACAGGTCTTGTTTGTCTGAATGGCACAGGAAGCGTTACCGCCGGCGGGCAGACGTTTGCGATGAATCGTTACGACGCATTGTATGTACCCCGCGATTCGCAGATCACCGTCGCGAGCGACGGGGCATTTGATATGGCAGAAATATCTTCGCCGGTTGAGAAGCAGTATCCGCTGCAATTTGTAGTGTTTCAGGAGATCCGCAAGGACCCGGCGTTGCATTTTACCGCTGGAAAGCCGCCGTCGGAGCGCGACTTGAACATTCTGTTCGGAAAGAACGTCGAAGCCGGACGAATTATGGCCGGAGTGACATTTTCGTCCGACGGGAACTGGACTTCGTGGCCGCCGCATGAACACGCAAATCTTTTAGAAGAGGCGTACCTGTACATTGACATGCCGGCACCGCAATTTGGGATCCAGATGGTTTATACCGATGGTGAAACGCCCGAGCTTGTGCAAGTCGTCCACGAAGGCGACGTTGTCCTGATGCCCAGAGGCTTTCACCCAAATGTCGCGGCCCCGGGCGGCCAGATCAATTTTCTCTGGATGATGGCCGCCAACCGCGAGGGCGAAGACCGGCAATTTGGTGTTGTAAACGTCCAGCCGGAATACGCAGCCGGGCCTACCGGGCTTGAGTCTTCGCAGAAATAA